The Topomyia yanbarensis strain Yona2022 chromosome 3, ASM3024719v1, whole genome shotgun sequence nucleotide sequence tcaaacttggttGTGATCAAtctcttttttttttgcactacaccggtgttgcaccaagaaaaaacgaaaatgcaacatgcatcaTATCTTGATCAGAAGTGAATCTGCAAATACAATAGTATTGTTTGAAATACTGATAACTAACTAAGAAAGCAACTTACCGGTTAGTAAAATAAACAACCGACGGCGTATCCGGATATTTCTAAATTCCGTGGATTTCCAGAGGCCATCACAGCGAACATTAAGTTTCGATGCTTAATAATTCCTTTTATTCCGTACACAAcaaattggcgattctacgttgaaaccgctcacagatagcgctggaagcaaagtgttgctgatttgattctgttctgtcatagtgcatatattttctgtaaacattggtaaaaaaataacttttaaacaccaaatcaccgatcaatttgttgataattgtttatgaaaatgatggaaaaccatcattttataagatgatgagtaaacatcttgcgaaaaggttgtaaaacatagtggtttctaatattatttgcagagctatatgtgtgctgttccaaaatgtaatttgttgagcatcgtagccgccgcaacatcatttccagttcctcctaagttaagctaaagcttcatgagatggtgtaaattcatgcaaCTCTCcggatcacgcgaggaaagaatatatctggttaataggaaagtgttagctttgtatcatacacagccaatccttctctctgatagtcttcactgaatctcctacgtagtccaaaatatgaaggagtttgacattggtactgattgggtctcggtttcaagttggaactttatttatggaacgatttttgataaccacaataataccccgaacgcatttcgaagaaatgtatgagccaaatagttgcaaatggctgtaacttcagaataattgcaaataaaactaaatttcttactcgtttcattcatattttggcagtggtaagctttttccgagaggaaaatgaagtttttgttgtaagctacgactcacttgcgggtgaaaaaaagcaaactgtatcactttaccagttcatgagctgaatcataggtgtcgcatgactaattttggttttgccgcaaatcgccaatagaaTCATGTTATGAAAAAAGTTTGTTGTTCGCGTAACCAGAGGAAGCAACGGTAGCTATAGGAGCATATTAACAGATTGTTTAAGGAAAATAACAGATTCATAAGTGCTGCTAGTTTTGTGCATTTTCTAACCAATCGTCATATTTGACattaccagttacctgagtcactgaggggtagtcagatttgcgatacagttttggaatgccagtgtctagtcgtgtcgttggcttAAGTATCTACATCGTTGGTGAAAATATTTCAATCAAGTTAACTGTGATCAGGggtgccactatttttcaaagaatatctgGCAGATCAACTAAATATGTCGGGCAAAATCTGTCCTTAAAtagcgacctcaaagtcatgaaaatttatcaattgatttttgataaatttaggaaaatatgccccaaatttccaaaatgtgtgtgcaagcacttttttaatttaaaaatctggcagaatgagcggtttgtctttttgtccggaagctgcaaaaaactctggctgtgccagataaatctggcataatggcatccctgacTGTGATATGGTAGCCACAAACCGAATTATACTGCGTTCAcattacgagttaaaacgtggtttaacgctatcttgatgacatttttcttgttgctaattattataacatgtagTGTAGTATGAACATGGTATTAGGCAGCTATCAACATAGGCGATTTTATAGTTCAGGTGCGAGCGTCATAAATAGACAATCTGAAGAACTTGAGTtcggttcttaattttttaatattttaattggTTTTGCTGCCTGTAAAGCGGGAACGTTATTATGTAGAATGTAACGTTATATTCTCGATGCTACTCCAATCCTAATCCCTGGATGATTCGTTTAAAAGTTTTGGTTAAAATCAAGTCGTGCTTCATGGCCGGAGACACTCTTGCTGGCGTATAGTGACAGatattgcccggcttactcaattaACCTACCTTCAGTTCACGAGGCACTCTTTAGCAGTTCCAGCTGCACAGGCATGTGGTGAACATCAGTTGAGTTTCAAAATAACGGGAATCTTTCCCGCTTCAATCTTGTTTCAATTTCTATTAACTCAACGTATATTATTGtacacaaaaaatacataaaaataattatgttaCAATTCGATCCCAAGTCCTTTTGATCACATGCTTCGGATGATACCATCTGGACTATATTTCCGCTTTATACCAATGGTATGACTGGTGACGACAACAACTACGTCAAGGTTCACTTGATTGAAAATTCAGCTCGCCGAGTAGCCAGAGACAGCACTATTTTCATAGCTTTCAGGGCaacgaaagtttaattttgcaataactcataaaccagttgtcatagctatgaactgtttttagaagaagttgttctacttgactgaatctatagaatgtagcatacaatatatttttcagggGCACCAGGCagcatatttatgaatttaatgaaaatgtattattttctcatagtaaactccatacaaatttagaatcatttgtgctaaaacatgctccaacagatttgattcagatttagcgtaggagttcgttgaagaattgcgaatttttctaacttggttctgcggtattcaattttttcatacatcctcGTGCCACCCTAATGACCACCTTTTACTATGGCCTCCTTTCTTTTTTCGtgtacacgcagaattttacaTTACTTTGTCtcacttttaccaatattttttctgtgtgcagaagtatatgctagaaaatgcataaaaatcacaacaGAATAAAAGAgccgggaatagaaagtatgctaactatgcatatttttgtttctcagtgtatgCAACGTTTAAACTCGCGGAAAACACTTCCACATGATGTTATTGTTTATTGCTTTGAAAGTTAGATTTTTAATACACTTCGCTATCAcactttttatgttttttttccaatagtttcgggcttaaaaacaaaaaaaagggtTGATATCAACTCACAaaactaatctgcatcagaaaatgCCTCAACCCGCACACCACCAAAGTTCcctatttaaattaatttttctaaCATCGCGGAATCGAAAAGGTTGAATctttaaaatgacagtttcgcaaTCTTGTCGTTATCttgttttttgttaattttcaggCCACAATAACTTCTcaagataaaaaaattaaaattactttcaaacaacttttcatGTTATAAAGTAGGTAAAATCTCCTAGCACACAGCAGCATAGCAGGTCTTTTACAAATAAGTTTGGTCGATGAGGTACgaaatttttcttattttccggGAACtggtattccgcgaaatggttttccggaaaATGATACATTTCGGGAAACGGTTCCCGgaaaatggtacattccgagaAACGATATTCCGAGATATGgcacattccgggaaatagttttctgggaaatggtattccgggaaatgacgtACAACCGTACCTGAAGGGCATCGGATGGTTACCGAAACCCAGAAAAGTTCatccggaaatgagccggaattctgattggttctaattcgtattccgactATAGTGACAAAAccaattctaactagaatcggttgtgttactgaagccggaatacgaattagaagcagccagcattccggctgagcttaactgggaagtttcctaaaatttaatctgggaaataaaaattttccggcaacgctccagcaccacGTTGAACTCTAACGATTTCGTTACCTGGGAGCCAGTTTGACGCTATGGAATaagctttgtttactttcgacaaattttgattcgagccaacaataTTCCGCCACGAACCTATCGttaattgacatttcgacgagttttggcTCGATCCAATAATAGGGACCCCCACACAGaatgaattttgtttacattcgacgagttttgattcgagctaaCAACATCCAGCCTGCATCGGctgttttgcttttgtcaaAATCTAAGACGTCAAAATCAGCTGAAAAAGTTTGATGTCCCGTCCGGTTGGAATATCTCAATATAGGCATTCTAGGTTTTAAACGGTTAAGAAGAAATCAAACTTCATTCGAGTGGTTAACGCCGTCGTGAGCGGAACGATATCCGAGTGCGTACGGTTTTATTCTCGTTTAGTTCGGGTCGTGATTTAAACGAATTGTTACGGGATAAAAATTATCTTGCGGAGCAGAATAAGCGCGAATTGAGCATACAAATTTAATTTACGGGAATTGAACAGAAAAGCCGAGAGAAAGAGTTCTtggtacaaaaaaaaacatggcgTCGGGTGGGGACCGCGTTCTGCCCCCGGACAAAGGAAAGGTCTCGAATAAAAATGACGCCAATAAAATGGCGGATGATCAACCACGTGAATCCTATATGTATGTAGCTGAGGATGCTGCACCGTTCCGAGTGTACATTGAAATGGACGACAATACAAAACGGATCAACAAATTCTCGGTTGGATCAATTCtgcgaaaaatggaaaaatacagAAACGCGATCACTGAGCTGAAATACCTAGGACGTAACAAAATTATCGTGTTTTTCAACTCTTGGGTCAAAGCAAATCTACTGGTTGGCGATGATGTGTTTGGGACGTCGGTAAAAATTCAACCGTACGTTCGTCGATTTGTCTTCTGCAACAATTGTCATCGCTTCGGACACAAGGAAGAAAGCTGCAAATCGAAAAAGAGATGCGAGAAATGTTCCCGCATACACGAGGAGACACAAGACCAGTGCCCAAATGAAGTGAAATGCCTTCATTGTCGTAAATCGGATCATCGTTCGACGGACCCCAACTGCCCTGCCCGCCAGCGAGAGATAAGCATTAAAACAATGATGTCTAAGAGGAACTTGACATACGTAGAGGCAAGCGAGCTTGTTACCCCTATAACAACACAGAATCAGTACGACGTTTTGGCCAATATCGCAGAGTTTCCATCACTACCAAGCACTTTTGCTCAAATGACGACAGGAAGATACACAATGCGAAACAATCAACAACAGCAAAGAAGCAACAATAGCAACAGAACAGAGGAACGATCTTTGGGCGCTATCAAGAAGTCAGTTGCAAGCACGGCTAATAGAATCGCAACAAAAAATCCTGATACAGAAGGAACATCAAAAGGAACTGGGTTGAACAATTCCTTCGCTGTTAGCGAAAAAGAACGCTGGGACAACATTGTCAGGAAAGCCAATGAAGACGCCCAGGAAACGGCGAATCGCAACGTACGAGGTGAACTCGCAAACTTCTACACAGCCCTGATCCAATGCTCCGGGGTCACAGAAGAGCTTCAGGAAAAGATAAAAGAGTATTCTAAAAAGTTTTTCAATTTAGATAGCATTATAGCATAAATCATTAGTAACCACAGGAAAtacgaaatcgattttttagatttttctttgtttatggATCGTTTCAGATTTTTGCAGTGCAACATACAGAGCCTCTCAAAAAATAAGGATGAGTTACAGAGagtattgactgtggaaaaatATTCAGTAGCCTTCTTATCGGAAACGTGGACACACGAATCACAAGAACAAACAAGCAAGTACAACATCTCTCGTTATCACAGATTCTTAAACTCTAGGGTAGATGGTTACGGTGGATGTGCCATTTATCTTAAGCACGAAATAGGTTATAAAACAATTAAGATGCCAGTACTCTCAAACGCTACTCAAGCAGTAGCAATAGAGGTATATGCTTTGGACATGGTTATGGTCACATTGTATATAGCGCCCTCAATTCTAAAAACCGAGTTAGAGTCggatatttcaaaaaattttgatttggTAAAGCCTTATTCCAGAGTGTTGATCGGAGGAGATTTTAATGCCCACCACTATGCCTGGGGCAATGACTTTACAGATGCGAAAGGAGCAATAGTAATGAACTTAATAAACGATAGCAATTTAATTCTTCTAAACGATAAATCCAAAACATTTATTCCAGTTCAGTTGAATAGAAAATCAACGGCAATAGATCTTAGTTTATGTACACCAAACCTGTTCTCAGATTTGGATTGGAAAACCCTTGAATATGGGATTGGAAGCCATCATCTTATCATTGAAATGAACTTTAACCACAATAGAACAGACGAGAGAAAATATGTGTATAATCTCAAAAAAAATAACCTTGATATTAAATGCTTAACTTCGGATAATTGCAAAAGTGTGCAGGATTTTCAAGACTCTATAGCAAATATATATGAGAGAAACAAAATTCGCAACAAGCATGCACCGAAACATTGGTGGACGAAAAAATTGTCTCAGGCATGGGAGGAAAAAAACAAAGCTCGAACCCAATTCAATAAAAACTCATCTATTGATAATTTAATACAATGTAAAAGAACTCAAGCTAAATTCAACAAACTTAAAAaggaagcaaaaaatgaaaatttcaaatcgTTCGTAGAAGAAATCAATCCAACAATGTCATCAAATGAACTCTGGCTTAAAATCGGTAGATTAACAGGAAAACGAAGAAAATTTgtttctaataaaataattcaagaaGATAAGTCCATGGCAAATTCCTTTCTCGATAAACATTTTGGCAAAAATGAACCATATTTTACGGGCGATTCAACTTTTCGTGCGGAAGGAAACATTCTTAATCTTGAAAGTTTTAATGacataataaatttaaaaaagaaaaggtCCGCGCCAGGGATAGATAAAATATCTTATTCAACTTTGCGACAACTGCAACCAGAAACGAAATCTACAATTATAAAGCATCTCAATGACATTTGGAAGGACTGCTATTTACCGATGACTAAAGACCATTAAAATTGTAGCAATTCCAAAACCAGGTAAAGAACCGTCAAATATCGAGGGTCAAAGACCAATATCATTAGTACCAGTCCTCACAAAAATCATTAACTCCGCAGTTTtggttaaattacaaaaaacttTAGAAGATAACAATTTAATTCCAGATACGTCCTTTGGCTTCCGTAAAAATATGTCAACCATCACATGTTCAAACTATTTAGTAAACATAATCAAACAAAATAAACGAGACAAGTTATTGACGGCCGTAGTATTTATAGATTTATCCAACGCATTTAACGCTGTTAAGACAGATATACTCGAACATGTTTTGATAAACTTTGGTGTACCTGGAGAAATAACGTCCTGGATagttcaatttttaaaaaatagaaaaattacgTTCAATTTGAAAAACCAAACAATTGAAAGATTTGTTTCTAACGGGTTACCACAAGGCGATGTACTATCACCTACGTTATTTAATGTGTATACTGCCGCCCTACATAGCATGATCGAAGACGACGCCATACTAGTACAGTACGCGGATGATTTTGCTTTAGTAATAAAAGCAAAAAACCTAGAAACACTAAACAATAAAACACAGCATGCAATAAATATAATCTCTGTAGAattggaaaaattaaattttagtaTCAACCCTAGTAAAACAAAAgtaattctttttcaaaatagcaATAACATCTTAAATTTAAACATAAATAACATAAAAATTGAAACAGTTAAATCTCACCCATATCTTGGAATAACCTTAGACAGATACATGAGTTTCGGAAtacacataaaaaatacaaaattaaaaattattgacaGGCTAAATATGATCAAAGTAATCGGTGGATTGAAACAGGGAGCCCACCCACAAACTATGATTTTAATTTACAAAGCAATATTTCGAAGTGTAATCGAATATGGAGCTTCCATATTTAACAATGCGAGTAAATCCAACAAAAAATTGTTAAGTACGATAAATAACCAATGCTTGCGTATGATTACCGGTTGGACCAAAACTACTCCTTTAAATTCCCTGATTGCCGTTGCCGCTTGTGAAACTTTAAACAATAGACACGAATTAGTTACATATAAAGAAATAGCCCGATCATTCAATTACCAAAATATAGTTGCAAGACAGTTATTATCTTTAAAAGACGAAACAGATAGCGAAAAATTAACGTATCTAGAATCACTCTTTATTAAAGAAcaacaaattttcaaatctATATCACCACTTACAACCGTCAACAGTACACTACCCAAAATCAATATTTGTTCACAATTAGACACAGTTATGTCCTCAAAAAATAATACCAATCCCGTCATACTGAAACAAGCCACCCTATCTCTTTTCCACGGAAAATATAACAACAGACCAAGAATTTTTACAGATGCTTCTAAAATCGATAAAATCTGTGGAATTGGAATATACAATGCTTATAATAATAGAAGATATTCTTATAAATTGGAAACAGAAACATGCATCACAACGGCAGAACTTTTAGCCATAGATAAGGCACTTACTATAATAGATGAAGAACAAATAAATTTAGCAGTAGTCTATACAGACTCGAAATCCTCATGCTTGATTATCGATTCCGGACAACAATCTGGAAAAACACCACAACTTGTAAACCACATACTCTTGAAAGCAGCCAAATGGAATGTAGCATTGCAATGGATTCCTAGCCATACGAATATTGCAGGGAATGAAATAGCTGATAGTCTTGCCAAATCAGCAATCAACGGGTCCATAACCATGTCCAATAGCATATTACTTTCAGACGCTTTCGGGTTATTCAAGATCAAATCAATTGAAAATACGAATCTGTGGTACCGAGATTATTCATCTGAAAAAGGAAAAactttttataaatttcaacaAACAGTAAATAAAGAGGCATGGTACTTTAATAAAAATTTGAGTAATCAAAATGTAAGGCTGCTGAATAGACTTATCACAGGACACGATTGGTCAAAATTTTGGAAAGCTAAAATGAAATTAgttgatgatgaaatgtgtgaaATCTGTAACGAACCCGAAACAGGAGAGCATATTGTGTTGCATTGCGTAAGGTTTGGAACGACTAGATCGAAATACTCGTTCGATTGCCGATTTCGTAGTTTAACTGATTTGTTcaatgacaaaaatattgatacCCTGTTGGAAGTATgcaaatttcttaaaaatattAATATGGATATTTAGCACCTTAATCCTGTAGAGGCTTGACTGGCCTCGCCGTTGGGGCTATGGCTGCTGTGAAGGGAAACGAGGGAGCCTTGTACTAGCGGTGAATCCATAGCACAACTCTCGCTAAAAACCACAGGGCATTATAGTCGATGTCACTCTGCCCTTTAAAAGAACTGTCACTGACAGTTCcagagaagaagaagaagaagaaatcaCTCCAAATATTTTCTTCGATTGTAGGTGTCATCAATGATAGGCTAAAATACAGTATGAACCGATTTGAGTTTTGTCAGGCTCGTCTTGGCGAGAGTGAATCATTTGTGGCAAAGGATCGCAACATTAAGCTATATGATGGCGATGAGAAAGTAAGTATtcgttttcaaaataaaaacctgctAAGATAACAGCGATAACGTCCCCAGACCAGTTTGGAGGACGGGGAATTGGTTCTTACTACCCACCGACTGCTGTGGGGTCGTAACGGAGAGATTGCCCGTGGCGGCAATGCGCTATCGCTTCGTCTCAAGTATATTCAAACCTTAGGCGAAGAGGAAGCTAGCTCGATGTTGTTCGGACGAAAAAAGAGGATCATTGTTCGGTTAGCAGGGCTGCTGCCGGATAAAGCTCCCGGTCCGATGGACCATAGTTGTGCATCATTCGTCAAAATTTCCGGGAAAAATGGAGTTGATCCGGGGTTCGTTCATGCCTTGCACGAAACGGTAGCCGCAAAAATTTGGTTAGTTAGCGAAGGGGGCAGTAATGAAAGAATACAGGAAGCGGAGCCATCGAAGCGGGTTCTGCGAACCGGCATTGTGGGAATTGAACGAAAATTAGTCGAGAAGCAGAAGCAGACGGATGATAACATTAGTATGGCGTTTAAAGATTTGGGGAAGCTGATGGAGATGGCAAAGGAAATGGTAGCAATTTCGAAGGTTGTGAGTACCAAAATTAGGGAGCGACAAGGGGACATATCCGAGGATGAAACGGTTCGATTCAAGTCATATCTAATGAGTTTAGGTATAGATGACCCAGTAACGAGAGACGGGACACGAAGCAACTCGGAGTATTTTATGAAACTGTCGCAGCAACTGTGTGAAATGTTACTGGATCCAATATCGGTAcgagttttctttttctgagCTGATATGCTTTTACTAATTTTTATTCTTTCAGGAAGCGGGTGGTATGATGTCCCTGGCGGATGTTTATTGTAGAGTTAATCGTGCTCGTGGATTAGAATTGCTTTCACCAGAGGATTTACTGGAAGCCTGCAAGCTGCTGATAGGACCAATCAAGCTGAGAGAATTTCCGAGCGGTGCTATGGTACTTCAGTTGGAAAATCATGACGACGAGCTTGTTTCGCGAGAGACGACTGAACTGGCGAAAAAGAATACCTCAATAAGTGCGGATGAGTTGGCACGAGTTGTGGGAATTTCTCTATTACTAGCAAACGAACGATTACTGGCCGCCGAGAGACTTGGTCAACTTTGCCGCGATGAGTCGATAGAAGGTTTACGATTTTACCCTAATTTGTTTCTTAAATAAAGCCATTTTGGTGGCAACGGATTTCTATTAGGTGCTGTTTTAGTCAGAcgcgaaatttcattttcaaatgccaatttCTACCATAACTAAAATTCAAAACCTCCTATAACTCCTTcgattcaaaacactatgtactTTGATTTATTCACAACTTGGTAACATGTGACATCTTATTCTCTTCCAAGTTAGTTTCTAGCTTTCAAAGATTTTAAGCAAAGTGAATATCAGCTACATAAATCGAACGTATAGTCTTTCTTTTCTACATGATTTGCATCAAAATTTAATACCCGCAAATCATGGTCTGTCACAAGAAAAAGCTGACTGGAATCAGCCGCCAGGCTGTAGACTGGTGAGTAGTGTGACAACTTCTTAGTAGAAAAGTACATCTGAATGCACCGCTTCTGTATGCGAAGGTCGTACAGATTAACCCGGA carries:
- the LOC131690926 gene encoding vacuolar protein-sorting-associated protein 36, which gives rise to MNRFEFCQARLGESESFVAKDRNIKLYDGDEKTSLEDGELVLTTHRLLWGRNGEIARGGNALSLRLKYIQTLGEEEASSMLFGRKKRIIVRLAGLLPDKAPGPMDHSCASFVKISGKNGVDPGFVHALHETVAAKIWLVSEGGSNERIQEAEPSKRVLRTGIVGIERKLVEKQKQTDDNISMAFKDLGKLMEMAKEMVAISKVVSTKIRERQGDISEDETVRFKSYLMSLGIDDPVTRDGTRSNSEYFMKLSQQLCEMLLDPISEAGGMMSLADVYCRVNRARGLELLSPEDLLEACKLLIGPIKLREFPSGAMVLQLENHDDELVSRETTELAKKNTSISADELARVVGISLLLANERLLAAERLGQLCRDESIEGLRFYPNLFLK